The Fusarium falciforme chromosome 7, complete sequence genome window below encodes:
- a CDS encoding Beta-lactamase domain-containing protein produces the protein MPSNINATSPHLEAALQAVLDRGETGVSITAYYRGKLIAHGTAGYADVSEKRPVDEKTLFPVFSVTKGITALAAHIQADRGLLNLQDPISKYWPEFAVNGKENITIEDALSHRAGIPQMPDGVTPELMADWNWMIRQVAAFTPKFTPGTANAYHVLVWGWIVGEVVRRTDPKSRPFGQFVTEEICEPLGVKDLYFGVPDSELSRVATLSGGNEMFLEDTYNTSPTAVFPGSDVHNLKFVRQACDPGAGAIGNAPAIARVFAMVAEGGELDGARLLSENYVRGMTRFRQNPYDQDKVLPIPVWFGAAGFWLGGEIGASDPLVGDHRDIIYSPGAGGSIAWADIRDRIAVSICHNNMDAGVSIDPEPIWTPIGKAIRAIIKEKEAGIGEGP, from the coding sequence ATGCCATCAAACATCAACGCTACAAGCCCTCATCTCGAAGCAGCCTTGCAGGCTGTGCTCGACCGCGGAGAAACTGGTGTTTCTATCACCGCCTACTATCGTGGCAAGCTCATTGCGCATGGCACCGCAGGATACGCCGATGTTTCTGAGAAACGTCCCGTTGATGAGAAGACGCTGTTTCCCGTCTTCTCTGTCACCAAGGGCATCACCGCTTTGGCAGCTCACATACAAGCAGACCGTGGCCTTCTCAACCTTCAAGATCCAATTTCCAAGTACTGGCCTGAGTTTGCGGTTAATGGAAAGGAGAATATCACGATTGAGGACGCCTTATCTCACAGAGCCGGTATCCCACAGATGCCAGATGGTGTCACCCCTGAACTGATGGCAGACTGGAATTGGATGATTCGACAAGTTGCCGCCTTCACACCAAAGTTTACACCAGGTACTGCAAATGCCTACCACGTTCTAGTATGGGGCTGGATTGTTGGAGAGGTGGTCCGCCGGACTGACCCCAAGAGCCGACCCTTCGGCCAGTTTGTCACCGAGGAGATATGCGAGCCTCTAGGCGTCAAGGACCTATACTTTGGTGTTCCTGACTCTGAGCTCTCCAGAGTAGCCACATTGTCCGGCGGCAATGAAATGTTCCTGGAAGACACCTACAACACCAGTCCGACCGCCGTCTTCCCTGGCTCGGACGTACACAACCTCAAGTTCGTTCGACAAGCCTGCGACCCTGGCGCAGGAGCCATTGGTAATGCTCCAGCCATAGCTCGAGTATTCGCCATGGTAGCTGAAGGGGGTGAGCTTGATGGTGCCAGGCTTCTTTCTGAGAACTATGTCAGGGGGATGACACGGTTCCGCCAAAACCCCTATGATCAGGACAAGGTGCTTCCAATTCCTGTGTGGTTTGGTGCAGCTGGCTTCTGGCTTGGAGGAGAAATAGGTGCCTCGGACCCTCTGGTTGGAGATCATCgcgatattatttatagtcctGGAGCAGGCGGTTCTATTGCGTGGGCAGATATTCGTGACAGGATCGCGGTTAGCATTTGTCATAACAATATGGATGCTGGTGTTTCTATTGACCCAGAGCCGATCTGGACACCCATCGGCAAAGCCATCCGGGCGATCattaaagagaaagaagcagGAATAGGAGAGGGGCCGTAA